One genomic region from Spirosoma sp. KCTC 42546 encodes:
- a CDS encoding SdrD B-like domain-containing protein — protein sequence MKQICTFIVFIAIFVCINVTHAQIKGAVFRDFDLNGVRSDTLPVEVGMAGVPVWAFVGMNKTPVQTITDAKGNYSFTSTDVPAGQSVRIEFDQFPPGYYSSPYSSRSGTSVQFVKSPAEQVNLGINYPADYCQPSGVRLVIPCYVNGNTQLTTDATGNPVPDEKQTAESDALVSIAYEATGQPDNFPPNHLATAGQVGAIWAIAYQRRTKKVFSAAVIKRHMSFGPLGSGGIYMTDMPSQTTTNFLDVKTLGIDTGDDPHSGLFGDKTQASTDPGSMTAMGRVSIGGMDISEDDKTLYFVNLNDRKIYSLFIDTPAVAPTSLTSVHSWSIPDPGCSNGDFRPWALKVYHGKIYVGVVCSAETSQQQSDLKATIYRFDPTTTTPVFDEVLSFPLNFKRGPVDITTDDTHPETSCAKYDHWLPWSDSWPTPCGQGNNPTFVMYPQPIVSDLEFDDDGSMLIGFLDRFGHLSGVANHSPQGNGAFDGFTGGDLLRAANNNGVFELEKNGKSGNLTGSGVGNGEGPIDATNTGGEFFGKDNWFFINHYAHSEVTNGALSLIPGYNEVVTSAFDPVTDIYQSGGVKVFNTKNGSSNRNYVLYTLTPGSFGKASGLGDVKALCDPAGIEIGNRLWFDDNRNGIQDAYETGIDGIVLTLHDMEDGGAVVATQTTHDGGQYYFNNTTVPSGLKYGHKYEIRMATTQLSTLDISLTGTKPLTPSGGRKAANAAGARKGATDRQPYYALSPNNQTGFTNPDQRDSDAQLVNGYAVISLTTKDAGQNDFSNDLSIYSCPSISSEKDTISLCRTVAPDSIAAFGTHFSQIDSVRFVQFSSPQSGTAMYGSGGIVLGTVKPDSTTNRAVLYHPVLTTGATSSGVSYQYIYATIYPMPENPDCRQSAVTTLKIAPTDCFPISIKQLK from the coding sequence ATGAAACAAATTTGTACGTTTATAGTCTTTATTGCCATTTTCGTGTGTATTAATGTAACACATGCACAAATAAAGGGGGCAGTTTTTCGAGACTTTGATCTTAATGGTGTTCGTTCAGATACATTACCCGTTGAAGTAGGAATGGCTGGAGTACCTGTATGGGCCTTTGTTGGCATGAATAAAACTCCTGTTCAGACGATCACTGATGCTAAAGGGAATTATTCATTTACGAGTACCGATGTGCCTGCTGGTCAGTCGGTGCGAATCGAATTTGACCAGTTCCCCCCTGGCTATTATAGTAGCCCTTACAGTTCCAGGAGTGGCACCAGCGTGCAATTTGTTAAAAGCCCCGCAGAACAGGTAAACTTGGGCATTAACTACCCTGCCGATTACTGCCAGCCAAGCGGAGTTCGGCTGGTAATACCTTGCTATGTCAATGGGAATACCCAGCTGACAACCGATGCAACTGGTAATCCGGTACCTGATGAAAAGCAGACTGCTGAGAGTGATGCCCTGGTCAGTATTGCTTACGAAGCTACTGGTCAGCCAGACAACTTTCCGCCCAATCATCTGGCAACGGCAGGCCAGGTAGGTGCTATCTGGGCAATTGCTTATCAACGACGAACCAAAAAAGTATTCAGTGCAGCTGTAATCAAGCGTCATATGAGTTTTGGGCCGCTAGGCTCTGGAGGTATCTATATGACTGATATGCCAAGCCAAACAACAACTAATTTTCTTGATGTCAAAACACTCGGAATTGATACCGGGGACGACCCCCACAGCGGATTGTTTGGCGATAAAACCCAGGCAAGTACCGATCCGGGTTCAATGACAGCTATGGGGCGGGTTAGTATTGGCGGTATGGATATATCGGAAGATGATAAGACCTTGTATTTCGTCAATCTGAACGATCGAAAAATTTACAGTTTGTTCATTGATACACCCGCGGTAGCACCCACCTCCTTAACCTCTGTCCATTCGTGGTCAATTCCTGATCCAGGTTGTTCCAATGGTGATTTTCGTCCCTGGGCACTTAAAGTCTATCATGGCAAGATTTATGTTGGGGTGGTTTGTTCAGCCGAAACCTCACAACAGCAAAGCGATTTAAAAGCAACCATATACCGCTTCGATCCAACAACTACTACGCCCGTATTTGACGAAGTTCTCTCCTTCCCACTCAATTTTAAGCGAGGCCCTGTTGATATAACAACGGATGATACTCATCCAGAAACTAGTTGCGCCAAGTATGACCACTGGTTACCCTGGAGCGATAGCTGGCCAACTCCTTGTGGGCAAGGCAATAACCCCACCTTTGTGATGTACCCCCAGCCCATTGTTTCAGACCTTGAATTTGACGATGATGGATCGATGCTGATCGGCTTCCTTGATCGTTTCGGCCATTTATCGGGTGTAGCTAATCATTCTCCACAGGGTAACGGAGCGTTCGATGGCTTTACTGGTGGCGATCTATTGCGTGCCGCCAACAATAATGGTGTTTTTGAGCTGGAGAAAAACGGGAAATCGGGTAATTTAACCGGTAGTGGTGTAGGAAATGGCGAAGGCCCGATTGATGCGACGAACACCGGGGGTGAGTTTTTTGGAAAGGATAACTGGTTTTTTATTAATCATTATGCTCATTCAGAAGTAACCAACGGCGCATTGTCCCTGATCCCAGGTTATAATGAGGTCGTTACATCGGCTTTTGACCCAGTTACTGATATCTACCAGTCAGGTGGGGTAAAAGTGTTTAACACAAAAAATGGGTCTTCAAATCGAAATTATGTCTTGTATACACTGACACCTGGTTCATTCGGAAAAGCGTCCGGTTTGGGAGATGTCAAAGCTTTATGTGACCCGGCTGGCATTGAAATTGGAAACCGGCTTTGGTTTGACGATAACCGCAACGGGATTCAGGACGCTTATGAAACTGGTATTGACGGTATTGTACTAACGCTTCATGATATGGAAGATGGAGGTGCAGTGGTTGCCACTCAGACTACCCATGATGGAGGGCAATATTATTTTAATAATACTACCGTTCCGAGTGGTTTGAAATATGGACATAAGTACGAGATTCGAATGGCGACAACCCAATTATCAACGCTGGATATTTCCCTGACTGGAACTAAACCGTTAACCCCATCCGGAGGCCGGAAAGCGGCTAATGCAGCCGGAGCCAGAAAGGGCGCAACTGATCGTCAACCTTACTATGCTCTTTCACCGAATAATCAGACAGGTTTTACCAATCCAGACCAGCGCGACTCAGATGCTCAGCTAGTTAACGGATACGCTGTAATTAGCCTAACGACCAAGGATGCTGGACAAAACGATTTCTCGAACGACCTGTCTATTTATTCCTGCCCATCCATAAGCAGTGAAAAAGATACTATTTCGCTTTGCCGAACAGTGGCGCCAGACTCAATCGCAGCATTTGGTACTCATTTCAGCCAGATCGATTCAGTTAGGTTTGTGCAGTTTAGTAGTCCTCAGTCAGGTACAGCCATGTACGGCAGTGGTGGGATTGTGTTAGGCACTGTAAAGCCTGATAGCACTACAAATCGGGCGGTACTCTATCATCCAGTACTTACAACTGGTGCGACTTCGTCTGGCGTTTCCTATCAATATATTTATGCAACTATCTATCCCATGCCAGAGAATCCCGATTGCCGTCAGTCGGCGGTAACAACCCTTAAAATTGCGCCAACTGATTGCTTTCCTATAAGCATTAAACAACTAAAGTAG
- a CDS encoding LytTR family DNA-binding domain-containing protein has translation MTLTAVAIDDEPQALEVIKLHAAKVAFLDLKACFTDAFEAIAWLQTNRVDLLFLDIKMPDISGMEVVKCLPKVPMVVFTTAYSDFAVQGFELDAVDYLLKPFSLVRFLKACTKALDMHTLRSDKEQAYLFVKTGYETEKVLLDDILYIEAEGNYLIYVLKNRKLLSRQTMADLTQLLPSDQFIRIHRSFCIALDKIEKMARQELTVAGQPIPIGASYEDALITIRARLIDK, from the coding sequence ATGACTCTTACCGCTGTTGCCATTGATGATGAACCCCAGGCGTTGGAAGTAATAAAACTTCATGCGGCAAAAGTCGCGTTTCTGGACCTTAAAGCGTGTTTTACCGACGCCTTTGAGGCCATTGCCTGGCTGCAAACCAATCGGGTGGATTTACTCTTTCTGGATATCAAAATGCCCGATATTTCTGGTATGGAGGTTGTGAAATGTCTGCCTAAAGTTCCGATGGTTGTTTTTACCACTGCCTATTCGGATTTTGCCGTACAGGGATTTGAGCTGGATGCGGTCGATTATTTGCTGAAACCATTTTCGTTAGTCCGTTTTCTGAAAGCCTGTACGAAAGCGCTCGACATGCATACGCTGCGTTCGGATAAGGAACAGGCCTATCTCTTTGTCAAGACGGGCTACGAAACGGAAAAAGTATTGCTGGATGATATTCTGTATATCGAAGCGGAAGGGAATTACCTGATCTATGTACTCAAAAACCGAAAATTACTGAGTCGTCAGACAATGGCCGATTTGACGCAACTCTTACCCTCCGATCAGTTTATTCGGATACACCGTTCATTCTGTATTGCGCTCGATAAAATTGAGAAAATGGCCCGTCAGGAACTAACGGTGGCGGGCCAACCGATACCGATTGGTGCTTCGTACGAAGATGCGTTGATTACCATACGAGCTCGATTGATTGACAAATAG
- a CDS encoding sensor histidine kinase codes for MRDVQLIRRYELVFVLSTAVIYIIRRLIREVDRIDAMVEMTLHNRVPSSVVWRNLASYDHTLNNNVPLIIGVCLLLGGWYVFHYLTYPLLNDRTNDQKVAVYGAITVFLLLAGTFLYHYLKLQVRYQYNDAHRIIGLKVYSLYRKRTVLADVIGFGIVLGVYEIGFQYYYYLKRKIWQESETHFQIVSYLLLAGLSVLALGMAFRGDVLMFLWQRNTRTTLIFSGLAIQILFLQAYFYAYILPLLKTSSTYEVLRAGRIATYMLVIMPFLRSSPTSEVVLASRIATFLLLIIVSTLGIWGASTGFHYDNRDPLLLMFLVLIGAVSIAFLRQGLQKENTVLQTQVSAKSAELSSLRAQINPHFLFNALNSLYATALRENSEKTADGIQKLGDMMRFMLQENNRDRIPLDKEVEYLYNYIQIQRMRIDETHPIEIRVNIQEPDRAIYLAPMMLTPFVENAFKHGISLRHPSWIYITLTLDDTHLYFKVHNSRHPKTGADPEEAQSGVGLDNVRKRLDLIYPNRHQLAIQQSDQDYFVALTLVYW; via the coding sequence ATGCGGGACGTACAACTTATTCGGCGCTATGAACTGGTATTCGTACTAAGCACAGCGGTTATTTACATCATCAGGCGATTGATCAGAGAAGTGGACCGAATCGATGCCATGGTAGAGATGACCTTGCATAATCGGGTGCCCTCGTCTGTTGTCTGGCGAAATCTAGCTTCTTACGACCATACCCTCAATAATAATGTTCCTCTGATTATAGGCGTCTGTCTACTACTAGGAGGCTGGTATGTGTTTCATTATCTGACCTATCCGCTCCTAAACGACCGCACTAACGACCAGAAAGTCGCCGTATATGGAGCAATTACTGTGTTTCTACTGCTTGCGGGTACCTTTCTGTATCATTATCTCAAATTACAGGTTCGTTATCAGTATAATGACGCACATCGCATTATTGGCCTTAAAGTGTATTCGCTTTACCGCAAGCGGACTGTACTGGCCGATGTTATTGGGTTTGGTATTGTATTGGGGGTGTATGAGATCGGGTTTCAGTATTATTACTATCTAAAACGGAAGATTTGGCAAGAGTCTGAAACGCATTTCCAGATTGTCAGTTACCTGTTGTTAGCCGGCTTGAGTGTACTGGCGCTTGGGATGGCATTCAGAGGAGATGTGTTAATGTTTTTATGGCAAAGGAATACCCGAACTACATTGATCTTCTCCGGCCTGGCCATTCAGATTCTGTTCCTGCAAGCGTATTTTTATGCTTATATCTTGCCTCTTTTAAAGACTTCTTCAACATACGAGGTGCTACGGGCTGGGCGCATTGCCACCTACATGCTTGTGATCATGCCTTTTCTAAGAAGTTCCCCAACGTCGGAAGTGGTCTTGGCAAGCCGAATTGCTACCTTTTTGTTACTGATTATTGTGTCCACTCTTGGTATATGGGGAGCTAGTACGGGATTTCATTACGACAACCGCGATCCACTTCTTCTGATGTTCCTCGTTTTGATCGGGGCAGTTTCTATTGCATTTCTTCGGCAGGGACTACAAAAAGAGAATACCGTACTTCAAACGCAGGTTTCGGCCAAATCGGCAGAGTTGTCGAGCTTACGGGCACAGATCAACCCCCACTTTCTGTTCAATGCGTTGAATAGTCTGTATGCCACTGCTCTACGGGAAAACAGTGAAAAAACAGCCGATGGTATCCAGAAACTGGGCGATATGATGCGGTTTATGTTGCAGGAAAACAACCGCGATCGTATTCCGCTCGACAAGGAAGTCGAATATCTTTATAACTACATCCAGATTCAGCGCATGCGTATTGACGAGACGCATCCGATTGAAATCCGGGTAAACATTCAGGAGCCTGACCGTGCTATTTATCTCGCTCCTATGATGCTGACGCCCTTTGTCGAGAATGCGTTCAAGCATGGAATCAGCCTCCGGCACCCATCCTGGATTTACATCACGCTAACTTTAGATGACACGCATTTGTATTTTAAAGTACACAACTCCCGGCATCCTAAAACCGGGGCTGATCCTGAAGAAGCTCAATCAGGTGTAGGGTTGGATAATGTGCGCAAGCGTTTGGACCTGATTTACCCCAACCGACATCAACTGGCTATTCAGCAATCGGATCAGGATTACTTTGTCGCATTAACGCTGGTGTATTGGTGA
- a CDS encoding ABC transporter permease has product MIGDLHERYALWVQNLGEAKARRRYWREVLVYVRPSIMKRQPTTRRSGEFPNPTTTDMLRNYLTIAFRTLVKNKGYSFINIGGLAVGMAVAMLIGLWVYDELSFDTYHKNYNRIAQIMQNQTEHGVIKTSQTLPYPFIHELKTNYKRHFKHIVTSTHTGDYILSTTDKKLTKKGQYIGAEAPEMFTLHMLKGTWAGLQDQQSILLSASTASALFGDAEPMGKLLKINTDKDVRVTGVYEDLPQNTELHNAQFLASWDYFVATNAYMRQKKWDNHALWIYVEIQPNTDFDKVTASIKDSELNVIKHLESMKEEAATTPQMWLNPMRNWHLYSDFTNGTVSNGPIQYVWLVGLIGFFVLLLACINFMNLSTARSEERAREVGIRKAIGSLRIQLIGQFFSESFLVVFLAFVLAILMVTTALPWFNDMAAKQMSIPWKNGYFWLFNFGFVLLTGLLAGSYPALYLTSFQPVKVLKGGGLAKAQMGRFSSMPRQVLVVMQFTVSITLIICTLVIYRQVQFAKNRPVGYSRDGLLMVQMQSDDFYGKTGLLRTELKNTGAVTDVAESQSPITGVWSTNDGFRWKGLSIASTEQFATLSVTPEYAQTVGWQFIAGRNFSKEFASDSSGFIINETAAKQMGFQNRSAGSAIGETIRWKSQWMTDNVEKSFIVLGVVKDMVMESPFQPIKPTIFCLFGNPNWINIRLNPAISTSDALPKIEAVFKKLIPSAPFEYKFADDEYAAKFRTEERIGKLASFFAILAIFISCLGLFGLASYMAEQRTKEIGVRKVLGASVFNLWRLLSKDFVVLVIVGFGIATPIAYYFLHNWLQKYQYRTEITWWIFAVSGTGALLITLLTVSLQSIKAALMNPVRSLRSE; this is encoded by the coding sequence GTGATCGGCGACCTGCACGAACGCTATGCATTATGGGTGCAGAATTTAGGGGAAGCTAAAGCCCGACGCCGATACTGGCGGGAGGTGCTAGTCTATGTTCGACCCTCGATCATGAAACGACAGCCAACGACCCGGCGCTCCGGAGAATTTCCCAACCCAACAACTACTGATATGCTACGCAATTATTTGACAATCGCCTTTCGGACTCTTGTTAAAAACAAGGGTTACTCGTTTATCAACATTGGAGGGCTGGCTGTAGGTATGGCCGTAGCCATGCTCATTGGCCTGTGGGTATACGACGAACTGTCTTTTGATACGTATCATAAAAATTACAACCGTATTGCTCAGATCATGCAAAATCAGACTGAGCATGGCGTGATCAAGACGTCGCAAACATTACCCTATCCATTCATTCATGAATTAAAGACGAACTACAAACGCCATTTTAAACATATCGTAACGTCTACGCACACAGGTGATTATATCCTGTCGACAACCGATAAGAAGCTCACAAAAAAAGGACAATATATTGGGGCCGAAGCTCCCGAAATGTTCACGCTGCATATGCTCAAAGGAACCTGGGCAGGCTTGCAGGACCAACAATCAATCTTACTGTCGGCTTCCACAGCCAGTGCATTGTTTGGCGATGCCGAACCGATGGGTAAATTGTTGAAAATCAATACGGATAAGGATGTGCGTGTAACCGGTGTTTACGAAGATTTACCCCAGAATACGGAACTTCATAACGCTCAGTTTCTGGCTTCCTGGGATTACTTCGTGGCCACTAATGCCTATATGAGGCAGAAAAAATGGGATAACCATGCGCTCTGGATTTATGTAGAGATTCAACCGAATACTGACTTCGATAAGGTTACGGCCAGTATAAAAGATTCTGAGTTGAATGTGATCAAGCACCTTGAGAGCATGAAGGAGGAGGCTGCAACTACCCCGCAGATGTGGTTAAATCCCATGCGAAACTGGCATTTGTATTCCGATTTTACAAATGGAACGGTCAGCAATGGACCGATTCAATACGTATGGCTAGTGGGCTTGATTGGCTTCTTTGTGTTGTTGCTGGCCTGTATCAATTTCATGAATTTGTCAACCGCTCGTTCCGAAGAACGCGCCAGAGAAGTAGGAATTCGAAAAGCGATCGGTTCGCTTCGAATTCAATTGATTGGCCAGTTTTTTAGTGAGTCCTTTCTGGTTGTATTTCTGGCTTTTGTGCTGGCCATTTTGATGGTGACGACAGCCTTGCCCTGGTTCAACGATATGGCGGCCAAGCAGATGAGTATCCCCTGGAAAAATGGCTACTTCTGGCTGTTTAACTTTGGATTCGTGCTGCTGACTGGTTTGCTGGCAGGTAGCTATCCGGCTTTGTATTTAACCTCTTTCCAACCGGTCAAGGTGTTGAAAGGGGGCGGTTTAGCAAAAGCACAAATGGGGCGTTTTTCGTCCATGCCTCGTCAGGTGCTGGTCGTTATGCAGTTTACGGTTTCGATTACACTGATCATCTGTACGCTTGTTATTTACCGTCAGGTTCAATTTGCTAAAAATCGCCCGGTCGGTTATTCCCGGGATGGCTTGTTAATGGTGCAAATGCAATCTGACGATTTCTATGGGAAAACCGGTTTATTACGTACCGAACTAAAAAATACCGGTGCCGTCACCGACGTGGCAGAATCACAAAGCCCAATTACAGGGGTTTGGTCGACAAATGATGGTTTCCGGTGGAAAGGCCTATCCATAGCGTCGACCGAGCAGTTTGCTACCTTATCGGTCACTCCCGAATATGCCCAAACGGTTGGCTGGCAATTTATAGCGGGACGCAACTTTTCGAAGGAATTTGCTTCTGATTCCAGTGGCTTTATTATTAATGAAACAGCCGCTAAACAGATGGGCTTCCAGAATCGGTCTGCTGGATCGGCCATTGGCGAAACGATTCGCTGGAAAAGCCAGTGGATGACCGATAATGTCGAAAAAAGTTTTATAGTGCTTGGCGTTGTGAAAGACATGGTCATGGAGTCGCCATTCCAGCCAATCAAGCCCACTATCTTTTGTCTGTTTGGGAATCCTAACTGGATCAATATCCGACTCAACCCTGCCATCAGTACCAGCGATGCATTACCAAAAATCGAAGCGGTTTTCAAAAAACTCATTCCATCGGCCCCCTTCGAATACAAATTTGCCGATGATGAATATGCCGCTAAGTTTCGCACGGAAGAGCGGATTGGGAAACTAGCATCATTCTTTGCCATTCTGGCCATTTTCATTAGCTGCCTGGGCTTGTTCGGCCTGGCGTCGTATATGGCCGAGCAACGCACCAAAGAGATTGGTGTTCGCAAAGTACTGGGTGCGTCGGTATTTAATCTATGGCGTTTGCTCTCGAAAGATTTTGTGGTGCTGGTCATTGTTGGGTTTGGCATCGCAACGCCCATTGCTTACTATTTTCTGCATAACTGGCTTCAGAAGTACCAATATCGTACAGAAATTACGTGGTGGATTTTTGCCGTATCGGGTACCGGAGCATTGCTTATTACTTTACTAACGGTGAGCTTACAGAGCATCAAAGCTGCGTTAATGAATCCGGTGCGCTCCCTGCGGTCGGAGTAG
- a CDS encoding ABC transporter permease, whose product MESNKPKIPPRWPDKLVTWLVASHWREEVLGDLHERYALQVQQWGESNARRRYWREVLAYLRPSMIKRKPKEYPSYSYLSPIMIRNYLKIAWRNLVREKGYAFINMAGLAIGMAASTLIFLWIQSELTYDRFYSKTDRLFQVYNQDMFSGNRQVWGTTPKPLAPTLKQNYPEIEDASRFRPTTLLLTAADKKINTEGAFVDPSFLNLFDFAFMAGNPDKALSGSNGIVITKALAEKLFGTIDALGKIVQIDHKDSFSVTGVLDDLPNNTQFNNVSYLLPWSYFVTPVWDSDGWASNNNYTFVLLRDKVNPVAVNEKIKRVTAEQLKGVINDVSNRQIFLHPASKWHLYSKQENGQLVDGKIVTVRLFGLIAALILLIAAVNFINLTTARSEKRAKEVGIRKVAGAQKSALVLQFISESVLLTFFAGLLALVVVALCIPAFNNLTDKQLTLALGTVDFWLCALAFVLFTGLLAGSYPAFFLANFQPVKVMKGAFRPIHSVFSPRKGLVVAQFTFAIVLIIATLVIHQQINYAQNRESGYDQNNLLFTYMSGELPTFYGSFQQDLIRGGAAVSASKSLGPITTINSRQWGLSWPGSTKADKDVEFDRFGADQDFLKTTGTKLLVGREINVREYPTDSTAVLLNETAVKTMQLKKPVGTRLTFDNREWHVIGVIRDFIFASPYEPVNPVIIHGPGGSIPLNWMSIRLNPANTVAKNLELAEMIAKKYNPGYPFEYTFADESYKAKFADEQRTGSLTGLFAGLTILISCLGLFGLAAYTAQQRTKEIGVRKVLGASVTSIVSLLTKEFIQLMLVAFVIGAPVGWYAMEKWLQDYNYRIAIGVGVFILTLFSAVLIVLLTVSFQAIKASLMNPVTSLRSE is encoded by the coding sequence ATGGAATCCAATAAGCCTAAAATCCCACCCCGTTGGCCCGATAAGCTTGTAACCTGGCTGGTGGCGTCCCATTGGCGGGAGGAGGTCCTGGGTGACCTGCATGAACGGTACGCCTTACAGGTTCAGCAATGGGGTGAAAGCAATGCCCGACGCCGTTACTGGCGGGAAGTGCTGGCCTACCTGCGACCATCGATGATCAAACGAAAACCAAAGGAATACCCATCTTATTCTTATTTGAGCCCTATTATGATACGCAATTATTTGAAAATCGCCTGGAGGAATCTGGTTCGGGAAAAAGGCTATGCCTTTATCAATATGGCCGGATTGGCCATTGGCATGGCGGCTTCAACCCTTATTTTCCTGTGGATTCAAAGTGAGCTTACCTACGACCGATTTTATAGTAAAACAGATCGGCTTTTTCAGGTGTATAACCAGGATATGTTTAGTGGAAATCGGCAGGTTTGGGGAACAACGCCTAAACCACTGGCACCTACCTTAAAACAGAATTATCCAGAGATTGAGGACGCTTCCCGATTCCGGCCTACCACCTTACTATTGACGGCGGCAGATAAAAAAATAAACACAGAGGGCGCCTTTGTCGATCCGTCTTTCCTGAATTTATTTGATTTCGCATTCATGGCGGGTAATCCGGATAAGGCTCTTTCTGGAAGCAATGGCATTGTTATCACAAAGGCGCTGGCTGAAAAATTGTTTGGGACTATCGATGCGTTGGGTAAAATTGTTCAGATTGACCATAAGGATAGTTTCTCCGTGACTGGCGTTCTGGATGATTTGCCAAATAATACCCAATTTAATAACGTATCGTACCTATTGCCCTGGTCGTATTTTGTGACACCCGTTTGGGACTCCGATGGCTGGGCTTCGAACAACAACTATACGTTTGTCCTGCTCAGAGACAAGGTTAATCCAGTGGCTGTCAATGAAAAGATTAAGCGTGTGACCGCGGAACAGCTCAAGGGGGTTATTAATGATGTATCGAACCGGCAGATTTTTCTTCATCCGGCCAGTAAATGGCACTTGTATTCAAAGCAGGAGAATGGGCAACTGGTTGACGGAAAGATTGTTACGGTGCGATTGTTTGGGCTTATAGCGGCCTTAATTCTGCTCATTGCGGCTGTTAACTTTATAAATCTCACAACGGCCCGTAGTGAAAAACGAGCGAAAGAGGTAGGCATACGTAAAGTGGCGGGTGCTCAAAAATCGGCGCTTGTCCTGCAATTCATCAGCGAATCGGTACTGCTTACCTTTTTCGCTGGATTGCTGGCACTGGTAGTGGTTGCCCTTTGTATTCCTGCCTTCAACAACTTAACGGATAAGCAGTTAACCCTGGCACTAGGAACGGTTGATTTCTGGCTTTGTGCCCTTGCATTTGTCCTGTTCACGGGTTTGTTGGCCGGTAGCTACCCTGCTTTCTTTCTCGCTAATTTTCAGCCAGTTAAGGTGATGAAAGGCGCGTTCAGACCTATTCATAGCGTATTCTCGCCCAGAAAAGGGTTAGTGGTCGCCCAATTCACCTTTGCTATCGTGCTGATCATAGCCACCTTAGTGATTCACCAGCAAATAAACTATGCGCAGAATCGGGAAAGCGGCTACGACCAGAATAACCTCCTGTTTACCTATATGTCGGGAGAACTGCCAACATTTTATGGCTCATTTCAACAGGATTTGATACGGGGTGGAGCGGCTGTTTCGGCCAGCAAATCACTGGGCCCCATTACTACTATAAATTCACGCCAATGGGGGTTATCGTGGCCCGGTAGTACAAAAGCAGATAAGGATGTTGAGTTTGACCGGTTTGGGGCCGATCAGGATTTTCTGAAAACGACGGGCACAAAATTATTGGTAGGGCGGGAGATCAATGTTCGGGAGTATCCAACGGATTCAACGGCTGTTTTGTTAAATGAAACTGCCGTAAAAACAATGCAGTTGAAAAAGCCAGTGGGTACGCGCCTGACGTTCGACAATCGGGAATGGCATGTAATTGGCGTTATCAGGGATTTCATCTTTGCCTCTCCCTATGAGCCGGTCAATCCGGTTATCATTCATGGGCCAGGTGGATCAATTCCCCTCAACTGGATGAGCATTCGCCTAAATCCGGCGAATACAGTGGCTAAGAATCTCGAACTCGCCGAAATGATCGCAAAGAAATATAACCCTGGGTACCCGTTCGAGTACACATTTGCCGACGAGTCGTACAAAGCCAAATTTGCCGACGAACAGCGAACGGGTTCATTAACGGGCCTGTTTGCGGGGCTGACCATTCTTATTTCCTGTCTGGGATTATTTGGATTAGCGGCCTACACAGCCCAACAGCGAACGAAAGAAATTGGCGTACGGAAAGTGCTGGGAGCAAGCGTAACCAGTATTGTGAGCTTGTTAACCAAAGAGTTTATCCAGCTTATGCTGGTTGCTTTTGTCATTGGCGCTCCCGTAGGCTGGTATGCCATGGAGAAATGGTTGCAGGATTATAATTACCGCATAGCCATTGGGGTTGGTGTATTTATACTAACCTTGTTTTCCGCTGTGTTGATTGTGCTGCTAACCGTTAGTTTCCAGGCGATCAAAGCCTCATTGATGAACCCGGTTACCTCCCTACGGTCGGAATGA